The stretch of DNA ACCCGCAGGGTGAGAAATGGCGCGGCTTCGCCGCTGCCAAGGAACTCACCGACATCGCGCCCGGCATTGCGCTGGTGTCGCTTCCCGGACACACCCGCGGCCACGCCTGCGTGGCGGTCGATGCGGGGCATCGCTGGGTACTGCACGCCGGTGACGCCTTCTATCACCACGGCACCCTCGTGGGGACGCGGGTACCGCGTGGGCTCGCGGCGATGGAGGCGATGGTCGCGTTCGATCGAAACGCAGTGCGGGACAATCACACTCGACTAGCGGAGCTCTATCAGCGTCAGGAGCCGGACCTGTTGATCGTCAGCGCGCATGACCCGGCGCTGCTGGAGAGGGCGCAGGCCACCGCCTAGAAGGGTGGTGGGTCGGCTTCGTAGCGGGCGCGGTTTTGTGCGCGTTCGTACTCGATGCGGTGTTGGCGGTCTTGGGTTCGGGTGCGTTGTCGTTTGGGCATCGCCAGGTCCCGGTTCGGGTCGGGCGGTGGACTATTGGGCAGGGTCAGCGTTTCGGTGGGGGTGGCGAGTTGGGGGAAGAAGCGGGCCCCGGCCGGTGCGGTGGTGTAGGTGCGCCCGCGTGGTGAGGTCCACTCGATGGTGCCGTCGGGGAGTTGGCGGTCGGTCCAGCCGCAGAAGGTTTTGAGTAGGTGATGGATGCGGCATTTCAGCCCGGTGTTGGACGGATGGGTGGGCCCGTGCGGGTAGGGCACGCTGTGGTCGATATCGCAACCCACCGTGGGTTGACCGCAGCCGGGGAAGCTGCACGTTAGATCGCGGCACTGGATGAACCGCGTCAGTGCCGCCGAGGGCCGATAGTTTTCTTCGGCACCCAATTCGTTCGCGTTGGGGACCGGGCGCAGTGAGGCGCTCTTGGCGAGCTCAGACACTGTCTCCGCGGGTACCGCGCCATAGCCGGGCAGATACCCCGGTTTATCACTGGTGCCGGCGACGGTGGCGACCTCCGCGATCAGATTGATCACCATCGGACTTGAGCTCACCTCGACACCGGCGGCGGGGCAGTTCGGTGAACCACACAGGCACGGCATGCTGGTGGCCCGCGCCGACAGGGGGCTCAGCGCATCGGTGCGGCGCTGTTTGTGGGTGCGTGGATCATTGGGGCACACCGTGGCGGCCAATTCGTTGAGGGCGGTGTCGAAGACCGCGGCATCCGGGCCGCGGACCTCACCATAGATTTCGGCGGTCCCGTTGGCGCCGGGCCGCACCTCGATATGGCGATCGGCGTCGCGCTGTTTGGCGGCCCGGATCGCCTCGGGGTCGGCCTCGATGACAATCCAGTCGACCAACTCGGCGACCTTCTCACGCGAGAGTGTGTTCCACGAGGGCGCCTTGGCCGCCAACTGCGCGTCGACCACCGCCAACGCGTCAGCATCGGTGATCAAATCGGTGCGATAAATCGCCGCGGCGATCACCCGGAAATCCACCTGCCCAGCCGCAAACACCGCAGCCAGTTTGGGGAGGCGTTCGATCAGGCTCTGCCCGTCGCTCATCTGCGCAGACGCGCGTTTGCGGCTGATACCCAACTGCGCGCTGATCTCCGCGGCGATCTGCTCCCAGCCGTCCACCGCCCACCGGCTGTGCTCATCGGTCTGCTCGGCGATCCGACGCACCGTGTACTGGCCGATGGCCATCAACCGGTGCGCCGACGCAGCCCGCTCGACCTGCTGAGCATCACCCATCAGATCAAGCAACTCCGCCTCACCACATCCCTCGAACACACTTCAATTCTTCTGGCGCCATTGACAACTCGCGACCACCGCCAGCCAGTCTGTGGATGAATTCGAACCTGGGGATAACTACACGCCCGAGCCCAAAAATGTCGGAGCCCTCTGATAAGGCGCGGGCCCTGTTACGGGACAAGCACCACCTTGCCGACGTTCTCGCGTGCCGCCAAGATACGGTGGGCCTCAGCGGCGTTGGCGAAGGACACGGCCGCGTGCACGACGGGTTGGACGATGCCGTCGACCAGCGCGCTTGACAGTGGCTCGATCCACGGCTGCAGCGTGCCGCGGTCGTCCCACAACGCCAGCATGTTCAGCCCGATCAACGTCTTGGACTCCGACAGCTGCTTGATCAGATTGAAACCGCGCAACATCGACAGCAGTTGCGGCAGCGCGGTGCGCAGAGACCGCTTCTCCCCCTGCTGCATGGCCGATGCGCCGTAGCCCACGAGCCGACCGCCAGGACGCAACAACTCATAGGACCGATTAAGCGACCTGCCGCCGATCGCGTCCAGCACAATGTCGTACGGCGGCAGACCTTTCCACCAACCGTCGCGGCGATAGTCGATGGCGCGGTCGACGCCCAGCTCCGCTAGCCGCTTGTGCTTACCTGGCGACGCGGTCCCGTGCACCTCGGCACCGGCCGCCTTGGCCAACTGGATGGCCGCGATCCCGACGCCGCCTGCCGCAGCATGGATCAGCACCCGCTCACCGGCCTGCAACGAGCCGTAGCCGTGCAATGCCGCCCACGCGGTCGCGTAGTTGACCGGGATCGCCGCGCCCTGCTCAAAGCTCATCGAGTCGGGTATCGCCACCGCGTCTGCCGCTTGCACGTTGACGATTTCGGCGTAACCACCGAAGCGAGTGCCTGCGAAGACCCGCTCCCCTACGCGAGCGGCATCCACCCCGTCGCCGACGGCCTCGATCGTCCCCGCCACCTCGTAACCGACCACCATCGGCGGTTTCGGTGCATCGGGATACAGCCCAACGCGCGCAAGGTGATCGGCGAAGTTGACCCCGGCTGCCCGCACCGCGATGCGCACCTGCCCTGGGCCCGGCGGCGGCGGGTCGGGGCGTTGCTGCACTTGCATGACCGACAGGTCACCGTGCTTGGTTATGACTACCGCGCGCATGGGTCAGACGCTAACGCGCGCTCTTCTGCAAGTCAGCGGATCCAGCCTCGGGCGCAGCATTCGTCTGACTGCGCCGCCTCAACACCGATTCGAGCCGGCCGAGAATGTCGTAATAGTGCGTCGGCGCAAGGCGACCGAGCGTGTCGAACAGATAGGCGTCCGGCCCGACCAGGATGCGCGCCTTGCCCTGTTCCACTCCGCGGTGGATGATCTCGGCGGCCTTGTCGGGTTGGGTCAGTGTGATCGCGGCGAACTCAGCCACCATCTGATCGTGGCTGCGGCCGCGGCCCTCCGGGTCCTTGCGCCACCGGGCATTTCGCACGATGTTGGTGTTGATGCCACCAGGGTGGACGTTGATCGCGGTCACACCAGTGCCGCGCAGCTCCTGTCGAAGCGAATCGGTAAACCCGCGGACAGCGAATTTGGCAGAGCAGTAAGCGCTTTGGTTGGGCATACCGACCAGACCGAACACGCTCGACGTGTTGACGATCGCACCTTCGTTCTGCTCGACGAGGATCGGGAGGAACGCTCGGGTCCCGTTGACCACTCCGTGGAAGTTGATGCTCCACAGCCAGTCGTCATCCTCGGGGATGGTGTCCAGCACGCTCGAAGACGTGGCGACGCCGGCGTTGTTGAATACCGCGCCGATCGGCCGGGGCGCCCACTCAGCCACCTCGCCCGCGAAATCGCGCTGGGCTTCGGCGTCGGCGACGTCGAGCACCCGCAGCAACGCGGGCCCGGTCAGTGAGGCCTCGGTTTCCTTGAGCCCCCTCTCGTCGATGTCGGCGATGGCAACTGGGCAGCTGTGTGCCGAAAGCCGTCGCGCCAGAGCCCGACCGATGCCGGAGGCTGCGCCGGTGATGACGACGGTGCGGCCGCTGATGGTGCGCTTACTCATGCCCCGACTCCTCGCTCCGGTCCTCGCTCGTTCCTCGCTGCGATCCTCACTCGTTGTCGTCTTCGGTTACTCATGCGTGCTCCTCAGAATGGGTGACAGGTGCGAACGTGGTGTGTTGGGTGATCAGGTCGATGATTCGGCCCCACGCGCCGATGGGCAGATCGTGGCCGAGGCCGACGACGGTCTCCAGCCGGGCACCGGGGATCGCGCGGGCGGTGGCCGCTCCCCCGGTCGGATGCACCATCCGGTCCCGGTCGCCATGAATGACCAGGGTCGGGGCGTCGATGTTGCGAAGTTCGGCGGTGCGGTCGCCGGACGCGAAGATGCCCGCGAGTTGGCGAGCGATTCCAGCGGGGCTCGAATCACGGTCGAAGGCGATGCCTGCGTACTCGCGGACCGCATTCTCGTCGAACGGAAAGCCGTGAGACCCGATGTGGGAGAACATCATCGCCGCGCGGTCCATCGCCTCAGCGCGGGTGCGGGGCGGACGTGATGTCAACATTCGACGCCAGGTCGACAGCGCCGGTCGGCCTAGTCGTCGCGCCCCGGTGGTCGACATGATCGACGTCAACGTGCGGACCCGGCCCGGGTAGTGGGCGGCGACGGTCTGGGCGATCATCCCGCCCATCGAAATGCCGACCAGGTGGGCATCGGAATATCCGAGCGCGTCGAGCAGTCCGACAGTGTCGCGCGCCATATCGCCGAGGTGGTACTCGTTGCGTCCGCGAAGCATCGCGACCGGACTCGGCGGCCGCGAGGTCATGTGCGTCGACCGGCCCGCGTCCCGGTTGTCGAAGCGCGTCACCCGGTAGCCGCGCCCGGCCAGTGCGGCGACGAAATCGTTTGGCCACGAATGCAACTGCTGCCCGAGGCCCGCGATCAACAGGATCGGCGGGTCGCCGGGGTCACCGGTCTGGTCGTAGCACAGTTGGATGCCGCGGCCGACGTCGACGAGCATCTCCTCGCGCGCGGTCATGCCGAAACCCGACGCGTTGCGCCGGCCCGCGATGCCGACTTGGTGGCGCGCCGGTACACCACGGCACGCCCGCCGTGCGCGGGCGCGGTCGCGATGCCACGCGAGTGCAGGCGTTCGCCTGGTGCATACGTCGTGCCGAACTCGAACTCTCGCAACAGTGTCCGCAATGTCACATTCATCTCCATGTTCGCGAAGGCCGCACCGATGCAACGACGTACCCCGCCGCCGTAGGGAATCCACGCGTAGTTGTCCGGCGGGTTGCCCATGAATCGGTCGGGGTTGAACGCCGTGGCGTCGGCGAAGCTTTTCTCCGACGCGTGTGCAAGCGAGATGCTTGCGATCACCGTATATCCCTCGGGAATTACCCACTCCCCCAAGCGGATCCGGGTCTTCGTCAAACGGGCCGTGCCGTTGATTACCGGCCTAGTGCGTTGCACCTCCCAGATCGTGGCCTGCACCAGGTCGGATCCGCCCGCGTCGACCTCCGCGGCCAACCGTGCCAGCAGCCGGGGGTGACGGCGCAGCCGCTCGACCGTCCACGCCAGAGTCGTCGCCGTGGTCTCGTGCCCTGCGGCCAACAGGGTCAGCAGCTCGTCGGCGACGTGGTCGTCGGAGATCGGCGAGCCGTCGTCGTACCGCGCCTGCAGCATCAGCGTCAGGACATCGTTGCGTTCGTCGAACTTCGGATCGTTGCGGATGTCGGCGATCAGGCGGCGCACGATCGCGTCGTATCGTTCGCGATTCGCCGCCAGCTTGCCGCCCGGACTCCACGGCCCGACGTCGCGGCGCAGAATCGACGGCATCACGGCCAGCCGGGAGGCATGCAGCACCATGTCGGGCAGCGAGTCACGCAGTTCGTCGAGCGCAGCCCCCTCGGCGCCGAAGACCGTGCGAAGGATCGCATTGAGCGTGATGCGCATCATCGATGGCATGGTTGCGAATTCCCTGCCCTCGGGCCATGACGCGACCTCGCGCAGCACTTCCTCTTCGATGATCCCTTCGTAGGAGGCCATCCGCTTGCCGTGGAACGGCGGAACCAGAAGCTTGCGGCGCTCGCGATGCTCGGGGCCGTCGAGGCTGAAGGTCGAACCGGGACCGAACATTTCGCCAAGCACCCCGGCCCGGGCGATGAGATCGGTGTTGGTGGTGAACAGATCCTTGATCAAGGCCGGGTCGCTGACCACGATCGCCTCACCGAAGACCGGCAGGCGCAGCGTGAACGCCGAGCCGTATCGCCGCGCCATCGCAGCGACCGACTTCTCCCGGGCGGCGACGAAGCCGATCCCTTGTAGAAGCTTCGGTATCCGCGGAGCGGGTGGCAGTCGCACCGGGTCCGTGGTCGCCACAGCCATGTGAACACCTCCGTTGGTGGTACTCAAAGGTACCGGACCACGGTACGTCAAAGTACCGATCTGCACAAGCCCCTTTCCACACGCGTCTAATAGTGGTACCTTCTGGTACCGAGACTGGTACAGGGTAGTACCAGGAGCGAGTCGAGAGGGCAGCGTCGATGTCACGACCAGCGGAAACAGTGGATGTCTTGATCGTCGGGGCCGGGTTATCCGGCGTCGGCGCCGCGTGCCAACTGCGCCGCGAGTGCCCCGACAAGTCAGTCGTCGTACTCGAAGCCCGCGACGCCATTGGCGGCACTTGGGACGTGTTCCGCTACCCGGGCATCCGGTCGGACTCCGACATGTTCACGCTGGGTTATCGATTTTCACCGTGGACCGATCCGAAGGCCATCGCCGACGGGCCCAGCATCCTGCGCTACATCCATGACACCGCGCAGACCTTCGGTATCGACAAGCTAATCCGAACCAATCACCGTGTGGTGAACGCCAATTGGGACAGCGAGGAAGCGCGCTGGACGGTCGACGTGCATCGCGCCGACACCGACGAGCGGTTCACGATCAGCTGCTCATTTTTGTACGTCTGCACCGGGTACTACCGCTACGACGAAGGCTTCAGCCCGAAATTCCCTGGCGTGGAGGATTTTCACGGATCGGTGATCCACCCGC from Mycobacterium sp. JS623 encodes:
- a CDS encoding SDR family NAD(P)-dependent oxidoreductase, yielding MSKRTISGRTVVITGAASGIGRALARRLSAHSCPVAIADIDERGLKETEASLTGPALLRVLDVADAEAQRDFAGEVAEWAPRPIGAVFNNAGVATSSSVLDTIPEDDDWLWSINFHGVVNGTRAFLPILVEQNEGAIVNTSSVFGLVGMPNQSAYCSAKFAVRGFTDSLRQELRGTGVTAINVHPGGINTNIVRNARWRKDPEGRGRSHDQMVAEFAAITLTQPDKAAEIIHRGVEQGKARILVGPDAYLFDTLGRLAPTHYYDILGRLESVLRRRSQTNAAPEAGSADLQKSAR
- a CDS encoding cytochrome P450, with amino-acid sequence MAVATTDPVRLPPAPRIPKLLQGIGFVAAREKSVAAMARRYGSAFTLRLPVFGEAIVVSDPALIKDLFTTNTDLIARAGVLGEMFGPGSTFSLDGPEHRERRKLLVPPFHGKRMASYEGIIEEEVLREVASWPEGREFATMPSMMRITLNAILRTVFGAEGAALDELRDSLPDMVLHASRLAVMPSILRRDVGPWSPGGKLAANRERYDAIVRRLIADIRNDPKFDERNDVLTLMLQARYDDGSPISDDHVADELLTLLAAGHETTATTLAWTVERLRRHPRLLARLAAEVDAGGSDLVQATIWEVQRTRPVINGTARLTKTRIRLGEWVIPEGYTVIASISLAHASEKSFADATAFNPDRFMGNPPDNYAWIPYGGGVRRCIGAAFANMEMNVTLRTLLREFEFGTTYAPGERLHSRGIATAPAHGGRAVVYRRATKSASRAGATRRVSA
- a CDS encoding alpha/beta fold hydrolase — translated: MTAREEMLVDVGRGIQLCYDQTGDPGDPPILLIAGLGQQLHSWPNDFVAALAGRGYRVTRFDNRDAGRSTHMTSRPPSPVAMLRGRNEYHLGDMARDTVGLLDALGYSDAHLVGISMGGMIAQTVAAHYPGRVRTLTSIMSTTGARRLGRPALSTWRRMLTSRPPRTRAEAMDRAAMMFSHIGSHGFPFDENAVREYAGIAFDRDSSPAGIARQLAGIFASGDRTAELRNIDAPTLVIHGDRDRMVHPTGGAATARAIPGARLETVVGLGHDLPIGAWGRIIDLITQHTTFAPVTHSEEHA
- a CDS encoding HNH endonuclease signature motif containing protein encodes the protein MFEGCGEAELLDLMGDAQQVERAASAHRLMAIGQYTVRRIAEQTDEHSRWAVDGWEQIAAEISAQLGISRKRASAQMSDGQSLIERLPKLAAVFAAGQVDFRVIAAAIYRTDLITDADALAVVDAQLAAKAPSWNTLSREKVAELVDWIVIEADPEAIRAAKQRDADRHIEVRPGANGTAEIYGEVRGPDAAVFDTALNELAATVCPNDPRTHKQRRTDALSPLSARATSMPCLCGSPNCPAAGVEVSSSPMVINLIAEVATVAGTSDKPGYLPGYGAVPAETVSELAKSASLRPVPNANELGAEENYRPSAALTRFIQCRDLTCSFPGCGQPTVGCDIDHSVPYPHGPTHPSNTGLKCRIHHLLKTFCGWTDRQLPDGTIEWTSPRGRTYTTAPAGARFFPQLATPTETLTLPNSPPPDPNRDLAMPKRQRTRTQDRQHRIEYERAQNRARYEADPPPF
- a CDS encoding zinc-binding dehydrogenase; translated protein: MRAVVITKHGDLSVMQVQQRPDPPPPGPGQVRIAVRAAGVNFADHLARVGLYPDAPKPPMVVGYEVAGTIEAVGDGVDAARVGERVFAGTRFGGYAEIVNVQAADAVAIPDSMSFEQGAAIPVNYATAWAALHGYGSLQAGERVLIHAAAGGVGIAAIQLAKAAGAEVHGTASPGKHKRLAELGVDRAIDYRRDGWWKGLPPYDIVLDAIGGRSLNRSYELLRPGGRLVGYGASAMQQGEKRSLRTALPQLLSMLRGFNLIKQLSESKTLIGLNMLALWDDRGTLQPWIEPLSSALVDGIVQPVVHAAVSFANAAEAHRILAARENVGKVVLVP